The following proteins are co-located in the Halocatena salina genome:
- a CDS encoding DsrE/DsrF/DrsH-like family protein produces MNTDTNDTSDPAPGGETSLSRPELEARLEQVEDRLVDIEATSDDSLPKMSIIATKGTLDMAYPPLILASTAAAFGWEVTVFHTFWGLDILHEEHSKDLQLSSIGNPNIPVPNAIGALPGMDRMTTKMMEKQIRDNDTVTIEELLETSMEMDVEFQACQMTIDLMNYDEDDFYDGVTAGVGAATALQDMADADIQLLV; encoded by the coding sequence ATGAATACGGACACTAACGACACGTCTGATCCGGCTCCTGGGGGTGAGACGTCTCTCAGTCGCCCAGAGCTAGAAGCACGTCTCGAACAGGTCGAGGACCGTCTCGTCGATATCGAAGCTACATCGGATGACAGTCTGCCGAAGATGTCGATCATTGCGACAAAAGGTACCCTGGATATGGCCTACCCGCCGCTCATCCTCGCCAGCACAGCTGCCGCTTTCGGATGGGAGGTGACGGTGTTCCACACGTTCTGGGGATTGGATATCCTCCACGAAGAACACTCGAAGGATCTGCAGTTGAGCTCGATCGGCAATCCGAACATACCGGTGCCGAACGCGATCGGTGCGCTTCCTGGAATGGATCGTATGACGACCAAAATGATGGAAAAACAGATCAGGGACAACGACACGGTCACTATCGAGGAACTCCTCGAAACGTCGATGGAGATGGACGTCGAATTTCAGGCTTGTCAGATGACGATAGATCTGATGAATTACGACGAAGACGACTTCTACGACGGCGTCACCGCCGGCGTCGGTGCCGCTACGGCACTCCAGGACATGGCCGACGCCGATATTCAGTTGCTCGTTTGA
- a CDS encoding sulfurtransferase TusA family protein → MTRYETTDSLDVKGESCPMPVVKTKQAIDDLEEDAVLEVLATDSGSLSDLCGWADSTAGVELLDQKEDGDVYKHYVRKTK, encoded by the coding sequence ATGACTAGATACGAAACGACAGATTCACTCGACGTTAAAGGAGAAAGCTGTCCAATGCCGGTTGTCAAGACGAAGCAGGCGATCGACGACCTCGAGGAAGATGCGGTTCTGGAAGTCCTTGCGACCGATTCTGGGAGTCTGAGCGATCTTTGTGGCTGGGCTGATTCTACTGCTGGCGTTGAACTCCTTGACCAGAAAGAAGACGGTGACGTCTACAAACATTACGTCCGCAAGACGAAGTGA
- a CDS encoding MBL fold metallo-hydrolase has protein sequence MADEPPTEIDEPVASITPEELRQHIDSGGDVFILDVRSKRDFEAWHIDGANVEIVNHPYFQLLDGVPEDLHAKLPDDQKITVLCAKGDSSEMVAEQLSEDGYDVDHFARGMKGWARIYEYQELDVNVDATIAQYQRPSSGCLAYLIVSAGAAAVIDPLHAFTEEYRRDVRALGVELEYALDTHIHADHISGVRALAAQTDATVVLPEAAANRGVEYDHDYETVADGDTIPVGDVDIEVLSTPGHTTGMTSYKVENVLFTGDGLFIESVARPDLEDQKAARNAAQTLYDTLKERVLNLPADTTVAPAHFSNAATPDTDGTYTAELGQLKASIDVLSMNTDEFVEFTVSNVPPRPANHADIIATNLGQQSLDETTFELELGPNNCAAETLTN, from the coding sequence ATGGCCGATGAACCTCCTACAGAGATTGACGAACCGGTTGCATCGATCACCCCCGAGGAACTGCGACAGCACATCGACAGTGGTGGCGACGTGTTCATCCTCGATGTCCGCTCGAAGAGGGATTTCGAGGCGTGGCATATCGATGGAGCGAACGTCGAAATAGTGAATCACCCCTACTTCCAGTTGCTAGACGGGGTTCCCGAAGATCTACACGCAAAACTTCCTGACGACCAGAAAATCACGGTACTGTGTGCGAAAGGCGACTCCAGTGAGATGGTTGCCGAACAGCTCTCTGAAGACGGCTACGATGTCGATCACTTCGCTCGTGGCATGAAAGGGTGGGCTCGTATCTACGAATATCAGGAGCTCGATGTGAACGTCGACGCCACGATCGCCCAGTACCAACGGCCATCGAGTGGTTGTCTCGCGTATCTCATCGTCTCTGCCGGCGCAGCGGCCGTTATCGATCCTCTTCATGCATTCACTGAGGAATACAGACGGGACGTACGCGCCCTTGGTGTCGAACTCGAGTACGCGCTCGATACGCACATCCACGCGGATCACATCTCCGGCGTTCGTGCCCTCGCTGCACAGACCGATGCCACTGTAGTACTGCCCGAAGCAGCTGCCAACCGTGGCGTTGAGTACGATCATGACTACGAGACTGTAGCCGACGGCGACACGATTCCTGTTGGCGACGTGGATATCGAGGTACTCTCCACTCCCGGCCATACCACCGGGATGACCTCTTACAAGGTTGAAAACGTCTTATTCACGGGTGACGGTCTCTTCATAGAGAGTGTTGCTCGGCCGGATCTCGAAGATCAGAAGGCTGCACGGAACGCGGCGCAGACACTGTATGATACCCTCAAAGAGCGGGTTCTAAACTTGCCTGCGGACACGACTGTCGCTCCGGCACACTTCAGTAATGCGGCAACGCCCGACACCGATGGCACGTACACGGCCGAACTCGGGCAACTGAAGGCGTCGATCGATGTGCTCTCGATGAATACAGACGAATTCGTCGAATTCACCGTCTCGAATGTACCACCACGTCCCGCTAACCACGCGGATATCATCGCAACGAACCTTGGGCAACAGTCCCTCGACGAGACGACGTTCGAACTCGAACTCGGGCCGAACAACTGTGCTGCCGAGACGCTGACGAACTAA
- a CDS encoding YeeE/YedE family protein, with product MTTIVPSLIIAESFPRGILPYLLGGILVGGGAAIIYLATGIIAGASTFLESTLSYVSDVERFNRFKYIRSRGWRVVFTAGIVSGAAVYGLVLDPGIWTTDVQWWRLLGGGFLVGIGTRLGKGCTSGHGVCGVGSFSITSIVNVATFLTVAIGTAQLVEALGVSP from the coding sequence ATGACCACGATTGTGCCATCTCTCATAATCGCCGAGAGCTTCCCCCGCGGGATCCTACCGTATCTACTTGGAGGAATCCTCGTCGGAGGCGGCGCGGCTATCATCTATCTCGCAACGGGAATCATCGCAGGAGCAAGCACGTTCCTCGAATCGACGCTATCGTACGTTTCCGACGTCGAGCGGTTTAACCGATTCAAATACATTCGATCGCGTGGATGGCGAGTCGTGTTCACCGCTGGGATCGTCAGTGGTGCAGCCGTGTACGGACTCGTGTTAGACCCGGGGATTTGGACGACTGACGTCCAGTGGTGGCGGTTGCTCGGCGGAGGCTTTCTCGTCGGGATCGGAACGCGACTCGGTAAAGGCTGCACCTCGGGCCACGGTGTCTGTGGTGTCGGTTCGTTTTCGATCACTTCGATCGTAAACGTGGCGACGTTCCTCACTGTTGCGATCGGCACCGCGCAGCTCGTGGAAGCTCTGGGGGTGTCGCCATGA
- a CDS encoding YeeE/YedE family protein, producing the protein MSDTDRSPLFLPVIYIGGVIFGTGLAVSGMARPEIVLDFLQFNDFGLLFVMGGAAVVTGVTFTVATRFLDRAPLTDSEYTRRVKSFDRNVVIGGAIFGVGWGISGICPGATYASIGIGNIPILWAIAGMFVGAYAQGYWRGTRASESTAATAAND; encoded by the coding sequence ATGAGCGACACTGATCGGAGTCCGTTGTTCCTCCCCGTCATCTACATCGGTGGGGTGATCTTCGGAACCGGACTGGCCGTCAGCGGGATGGCACGACCGGAAATAGTGCTGGATTTCCTCCAGTTCAACGACTTCGGTCTCCTGTTCGTGATGGGCGGGGCAGCCGTCGTCACCGGAGTCACCTTCACGGTCGCAACACGATTTCTTGATCGTGCACCGCTGACCGATAGCGAATACACCCGCCGCGTGAAATCGTTCGACCGCAATGTCGTCATCGGTGGTGCGATTTTCGGCGTCGGCTGGGGCATTTCGGGCATTTGTCCGGGGGCCACCTACGCCAGCATTGGCATCGGCAATATCCCCATCCTCTGGGCGATCGCCGGAATGTTCGTCGGCGCATACGCACAGGGATACTGGCGAGGAACCCGTGCGTCAGAATCCACCGCTGCAACAGCTGCTAATGACTAA
- the trxA gene encoding thioredoxin, producing the protein MSDDRSIEEIREQKLEELQAGREQDSPSELIHIDHQSDLRDTTETHTTVLVDFYADWCGPCQMIEPIVKEIAAETDAAVAKVDIDTNQRLASEHGVRGVPTLLLFADGEPVERAVGMQDKESLLDLIDQYTQS; encoded by the coding sequence ATGAGTGACGATCGATCCATCGAGGAGATCCGCGAACAGAAGCTCGAAGAGTTGCAAGCCGGACGAGAGCAGGATAGTCCATCGGAACTCATTCATATCGATCATCAATCCGATCTGAGAGACACCACTGAAACCCACACCACCGTTCTCGTCGACTTTTACGCTGATTGGTGTGGTCCCTGTCAGATGATCGAACCCATAGTCAAGGAAATCGCTGCTGAAACCGATGCGGCCGTCGCAAAGGTCGACATCGATACCAATCAGCGCCTCGCATCCGAACACGGTGTCAGGGGCGTTCCTACGCTGCTCCTGTTTGCCGATGGCGAGCCAGTAGAACGCGCCGTCGGTATGCAGGACAAAGAATCGTTGCTGGACCTCATCGACCAGTACACCCAATCCTGA
- a CDS encoding DUF302 domain-containing protein translates to MELPIDPRAIDPEDIGEKRATLRMDHEAAIEHVRETFTAAGFGVPVEFSPSDLLNEKVDADRDPYYVLGACNPEMANRALNETPTIGGLFPCNVIIWENEPGVQQVYHISIMRIARLLGMAPDTEKWDEIIADTSELVETAIANLDAVDNSQ, encoded by the coding sequence ATGGAGCTTCCTATCGATCCACGGGCGATCGATCCCGAAGACATCGGCGAGAAGCGTGCGACGCTCCGGATGGATCACGAGGCAGCCATCGAGCACGTTCGTGAAACGTTTACCGCTGCAGGCTTCGGTGTACCGGTCGAGTTTTCGCCCTCGGATTTGCTCAACGAAAAGGTCGACGCTGACCGCGATCCATACTACGTGCTCGGTGCGTGCAACCCAGAGATGGCCAACCGAGCGCTCAACGAGACCCCGACGATCGGCGGACTATTCCCCTGTAATGTCATCATCTGGGAGAACGAACCGGGAGTGCAGCAGGTTTATCACATCAGTATTATGCGGATCGCTCGTCTCCTTGGAATGGCTCCGGACACGGAGAAGTGGGACGAGATCATCGCAGATACGAGCGAACTCGTCGAGACGGCTATTGCGAATCTCGATGCTGTAGATAATTCTCAGTAA
- a CDS encoding helix-turn-helix domain-containing protein, producing MPDSLNEMLRQDMDCEGLLECFHGFRELDKEIFRILMMSGESLTVDEIAEQVDRERSTAYRAVQRLLQVGFIQKEQINYDQGGYYHVYHPTNPDKIADDMQQMLNEWYAKMGQLIQQFRDKYDQPPEQLETARY from the coding sequence ATGCCCGATTCGCTGAACGAAATGCTCCGGCAAGACATGGACTGTGAAGGGCTGCTTGAGTGTTTCCATGGATTCAGGGAACTCGACAAGGAAATTTTCCGTATCCTTATGATGAGTGGTGAATCACTGACCGTCGACGAGATCGCTGAACAGGTCGACCGCGAGCGCTCGACGGCTTATCGAGCAGTGCAACGACTGCTACAGGTCGGTTTTATCCAGAAAGAACAGATCAACTACGATCAGGGCGGGTACTACCACGTCTACCATCCGACGAATCCCGACAAAATTGCCGATGACATGCAGCAGATGCTCAACGAATGGTACGCGAAGATGGGCCAGCTCATTCAACAGTTCCGGGATAAGTACGACCAACCACCCGAACAGTTAGAAACTGCTCGGTACTAA
- a CDS encoding DJ-1/PfpI family protein produces MAGKSLVMIVGDYVEDYEAMVPFQALQMIGHDVDVVCPDKEAGDHVKTAVHDERGAQTYSEMEGHELPLNATFADIDPEGYDGLVLPGGRAPEYLRLNDAVLDTVRHFFEADKPAAVLCHAPQILIAADVIDGRTCTSYPGLAPDIEAAGGEWVDEVTVDGNLVTGRLYSDHPEWLREFVAVLGTEIEHGEPATAPTD; encoded by the coding sequence ATGGCTGGTAAATCACTGGTAATGATCGTGGGCGATTACGTGGAGGACTACGAGGCGATGGTTCCGTTTCAAGCGCTACAGATGATCGGGCACGATGTTGATGTTGTCTGTCCGGACAAAGAAGCGGGCGATCACGTCAAAACGGCCGTCCACGACGAGCGAGGTGCCCAAACGTACAGCGAAATGGAAGGGCACGAACTGCCACTGAACGCGACGTTTGCAGACATCGATCCCGAGGGGTACGATGGTCTCGTTCTTCCTGGTGGTCGCGCGCCCGAATATCTTCGTCTCAACGACGCGGTTCTCGACACGGTTCGACACTTCTTCGAAGCTGACAAACCGGCAGCAGTGCTCTGTCATGCCCCCCAGATCCTCATCGCTGCTGACGTGATCGATGGACGGACGTGTACGTCCTATCCGGGGCTCGCTCCTGACATCGAAGCCGCTGGCGGCGAGTGGGTCGATGAAGTTACCGTCGATGGAAACCTCGTAACCGGGCGGCTGTACAGCGATCATCCGGAGTGGCTCCGGGAATTCGTCGCGGTGTTGGGAACGGAAATAGAGCATGGCGAGCCAGCTACAGCCCCGACTGATTAA
- a CDS encoding heavy metal translocating P-type ATPase, producing MTPMESEGTCDLCGMALDGSPLEENGSTFCCVGCREVSEILSDQSDIEGREDRTNTNRENDDGPSTSHERTFLRIRGMHCTTCETFLENVAETTDGVTSAEASYVSETVRVDYDRDRVTEQELLEVLSTAGYTAYQRDDSIAQRQADDEIIWRLLPGVLLGMWVMLPYIVYIYPMHFSLYPDRVLEFTRQLLTDAAYFYYVLFLFTSIILFYTGKPILRGAYVSLKARHPNMDLLVALAAGSAYLYSTLAVILGRIDIYYDVTTAIIVVVTAGTYYESSIKRKAVDLLTELNTARVDTARRYQNDGTTIESDVADLTPDDQILVRAGERIPIDGVVCDGEGTVDEAIITGESLPVAKRTSDTVVGGSVLTDGALVIAVGEDASSSLDRITSLVWDLQSSNHGIQQLADRLAVVFVPVIAGLALTAGVAYLASGASLSNAVLVTLTVLIVSCPCALGLATPLAVASSIREAMEHGLVVFDDTVFERLREIDTVVFDKTGTLTTGDLTVHRADAPAELLQAVAAVERRSSHPVAAAIVAAFGVTHETDPNEADEQRVTGEMSIESSDDAYRSHSDDQVSDFSTHATGVEGTVGKTDVLVGHPELFVEQGWAISETLTEQAATARAGGRLPVIVGWDGDAEGIVVLEDEPRETWEETVTALQRRDIEVVILTGDEIEATDAFRHHPHVDTVIAGVPPAAKAETVQRLQTDEQVAMVGDGTNDGPALASADLGIALGSGTALAVDAAEIAIVDDDLSSIETVFDLASGAKRRIKQNIGWAFLYNAIAIPTALSGALNPLFAAAAMATSSLLVVTNSSRNLLDESDSASD from the coding sequence ATGACCCCCATGGAATCGGAAGGGACCTGTGATTTGTGTGGAATGGCCCTCGATGGCTCACCGCTCGAAGAGAACGGCAGTACGTTCTGTTGTGTCGGATGTCGTGAGGTTTCCGAGATCCTCAGTGACCAATCAGACATCGAGGGGCGTGAGGACCGGACGAATACGAACAGGGAGAACGACGACGGTCCGTCAACAAGCCACGAGCGCACATTTCTCCGGATCAGGGGCATGCACTGTACGACCTGTGAGACGTTTCTCGAAAACGTCGCTGAGACGACCGACGGGGTCACCAGCGCAGAGGCAAGCTACGTCAGCGAAACCGTTCGCGTCGATTACGATCGCGATCGCGTGACTGAACAGGAACTGTTGGAGGTGCTGAGCACCGCCGGATACACGGCCTACCAACGTGATGATTCGATCGCACAACGACAGGCCGACGATGAGATTATTTGGAGATTGCTCCCCGGCGTCTTACTCGGTATGTGGGTGATGCTCCCGTACATCGTGTACATCTATCCGATGCATTTTAGCCTCTATCCGGATCGAGTGCTCGAATTCACCCGTCAGTTGCTCACCGATGCAGCGTATTTCTATTACGTGCTCTTTCTGTTTACGAGCATCATCCTGTTTTATACAGGGAAGCCGATTCTCAGGGGCGCTTACGTGAGCCTCAAGGCTCGACACCCAAATATGGATCTCCTCGTCGCGCTCGCGGCGGGCAGCGCGTATCTATACAGCACGTTAGCAGTGATTCTCGGACGTATCGACATCTATTACGACGTAACCACCGCGATCATCGTGGTCGTTACGGCCGGAACCTACTATGAGTCGTCGATCAAACGAAAGGCGGTCGATCTACTCACGGAGCTGAACACCGCACGAGTCGATACGGCTCGCCGGTATCAGAACGACGGAACCACGATCGAGAGCGACGTCGCTGACCTCACACCGGACGATCAGATCCTAGTCCGGGCTGGCGAACGAATTCCGATCGATGGCGTGGTGTGTGATGGCGAGGGTACGGTCGACGAAGCGATCATCACGGGAGAATCCCTGCCGGTTGCCAAACGAACGAGCGACACTGTCGTGGGCGGCTCGGTGCTCACGGACGGCGCTCTGGTAATTGCCGTCGGAGAGGACGCCAGCAGCAGCCTCGATCGAATCACATCCCTCGTCTGGGATCTACAGAGCTCGAATCACGGAATCCAACAGCTCGCCGACAGGCTCGCTGTGGTGTTCGTTCCGGTGATCGCGGGATTAGCACTCACTGCCGGTGTCGCGTACCTCGCATCCGGTGCCAGTCTGTCGAATGCGGTACTTGTCACACTCACAGTCCTCATCGTTTCGTGCCCGTGCGCTCTCGGGCTTGCAACGCCGCTTGCCGTGGCTTCAAGCATCCGCGAGGCCATGGAGCACGGTCTCGTCGTGTTCGACGACACCGTCTTTGAGCGCCTGCGCGAGATCGACACCGTCGTCTTCGACAAAACGGGAACTCTCACGACGGGCGACCTGACGGTGCATAGGGCCGATGCTCCGGCGGAACTCCTTCAGGCGGTAGCGGCGGTGGAACGTCGGTCGTCTCATCCCGTCGCTGCTGCCATCGTTGCCGCGTTTGGCGTCACTCACGAGACCGATCCGAACGAAGCCGACGAGCAACGCGTGACTGGAGAGATGTCTATTGAATCGTCAGACGATGCGTATCGGAGCCACAGCGACGATCAAGTATCAGATTTCAGTACACATGCGACCGGCGTCGAGGGAACGGTTGGAAAAACGGACGTGCTCGTGGGGCATCCCGAGCTGTTTGTCGAACAGGGCTGGGCGATCTCAGAAACGCTCACAGAGCAGGCAGCAACAGCCCGTGCTGGCGGTCGATTGCCCGTCATCGTCGGCTGGGATGGGGATGCTGAGGGGATCGTCGTTCTCGAAGACGAACCACGCGAAACATGGGAAGAAACGGTGACAGCGCTACAGCGACGCGATATCGAAGTCGTCATTCTCACCGGTGATGAGATCGAAGCGACCGATGCTTTCCGTCACCATCCACACGTCGACACCGTGATTGCCGGTGTACCACCAGCAGCGAAAGCCGAGACGGTACAGCGACTCCAAACCGACGAACAGGTCGCAATGGTCGGCGACGGGACGAACGACGGTCCCGCTCTCGCCAGTGCGGATCTCGGCATCGCGCTCGGGAGTGGGACTGCGCTCGCCGTCGACGCGGCAGAGATCGCTATCGTCGATGACGATCTCTCGTCAATCGAAACCGTGTTCGATCTCGCATCTGGGGCGAAACGCCGCATCAAACAGAACATCGGGTGGGCGTTTCTCTACAACGCGATCGCCATCCCGACCGCTCTCTCGGGAGCTTTAAATCCGTTGTTTGCCGCCGCAGCCATGGCGACGAGCAGCCTTCTCGTGGTCACCAACTCGTCTCGTAACCTCCTCGATGAGTCGGACTCTGCATCCGACTGA
- a CDS encoding DNA-directed RNA polymerase subunit epsilon: MSDNGRPFSRADSDTAAAASMSRRPGDGAVSRAARQRDETVRRWGLVSPSATRIGRADDPARDLSENVRRLHEERHPAMAGYSERAHRLDKLRITHALCTELELTPWQRDRAIGVMVDLDLTAFGSRRAIPTVALVVIRHIVDRDREHYLGLHDEEWLHDQPPERLADLYNQFRSITDDEQFTALCESVDLDITSLNRLRRVLTDQLDDQDLRGAVYGRTPSHDPALPIL; encoded by the coding sequence ATGTCCGATAACGGGCGTCCGTTTTCGAGGGCCGACTCGGACACCGCTGCGGCGGCTTCAATGAGCCGTCGGCCCGGCGATGGCGCTGTCTCGCGGGCTGCTCGCCAGCGCGATGAGACGGTGCGGCGGTGGGGATTGGTTTCACCGAGTGCGACCCGGATCGGACGGGCGGACGATCCTGCCCGCGATCTATCCGAGAACGTGCGTCGCCTCCATGAGGAGCGTCATCCAGCAATGGCGGGGTACAGCGAACGAGCCCACCGGCTTGACAAACTCCGCATCACACATGCACTGTGTACAGAACTCGAACTGACACCGTGGCAGCGCGATCGCGCGATCGGTGTCATGGTGGATCTCGATCTCACAGCCTTCGGCAGCCGGCGCGCAATCCCCACCGTGGCGCTGGTTGTGATCCGTCACATCGTCGATCGAGACCGGGAACACTATCTCGGGCTGCACGATGAGGAGTGGCTTCACGACCAGCCACCCGAGCGGCTCGCCGATCTGTACAACCAGTTCCGATCGATCACCGACGACGAGCAGTTCACAGCTCTCTGTGAATCCGTCGATCTCGATATCACCAGCCTCAATCGTCTCCGGCGCGTGCTGACCGATCAACTCGACGATCAGGACTTGAGAGGGGCAGTGTACGGCCGGACGCCGTCCCATGACCCGGCTTTGCCGATCCTATAA
- a CDS encoding DolP-mannose mannosyltransferase: MSTIHDGVPRWFVALFPCVGILFVLSYVGYLGFMWPETATDPAFFQHTGWYVLNAGIPYVDVWDVNPPIVFGLTAVLAAFSGGNMVVLQTLSGALMTVVNATSVLLVGWLAFRLTDDDVAAVAAGLVVLLVPEMYLMPPVGTRAQFYALFFGLVALRLVLQDRPVAAGALAALSAGCWQPGAGFVLLVGGMAAQHDGWRGTLSVVIGTGVVAGPLVLGFAAVGALVPMGVETILAPFVGGAPYTLPGRIYSILLVFGYGMVVLPVAFYGWSRTGHDRRPYWVIAGALLFGLQALIVDMDGSTDLVLWLAFVAFGVALAVAAVDPFPIRIPHIVTLQSRQWIVVVLVVLVLSGPVWHVTGSPLKSTLQDNEERATPDEELPITKDEASVPDMQTIYWEKRTPETCHYRLSRNELRWIAATDDRLHTIQCGQWPTEF, encoded by the coding sequence ATGTCGACGATCCACGACGGTGTTCCCCGATGGTTCGTGGCTCTTTTCCCGTGTGTCGGGATCCTGTTCGTGCTCTCATACGTCGGCTATCTCGGTTTCATGTGGCCCGAGACTGCGACCGATCCAGCGTTCTTCCAGCACACAGGATGGTACGTTCTCAACGCCGGGATACCGTACGTCGATGTCTGGGATGTCAATCCGCCGATCGTCTTCGGACTCACTGCCGTTCTCGCCGCTTTCTCCGGCGGTAACATGGTCGTTCTCCAAACGCTCAGTGGCGCGCTCATGACTGTGGTAAACGCTACGAGCGTTCTGTTAGTCGGGTGGTTGGCGTTCCGTCTTACCGACGATGACGTAGCAGCCGTGGCTGCGGGGTTGGTGGTGCTCCTCGTTCCGGAAATGTACCTCATGCCACCGGTCGGTACTCGAGCGCAGTTTTACGCGCTGTTTTTCGGGCTTGTAGCACTCAGGCTTGTTCTCCAGGATCGGCCAGTTGCGGCCGGTGCGCTCGCAGCCCTCAGCGCAGGCTGTTGGCAGCCCGGGGCTGGCTTCGTGCTTCTCGTCGGGGGGATGGCAGCACAGCACGATGGATGGCGTGGAACGCTGTCGGTCGTCATTGGTACCGGCGTTGTCGCCGGACCTCTCGTGCTCGGGTTTGCCGCGGTAGGAGCACTCGTCCCGATGGGTGTGGAGACGATCCTCGCGCCGTTCGTCGGCGGCGCACCCTACACCCTCCCCGGACGAATCTATTCGATCCTCCTCGTGTTCGGCTACGGAATGGTCGTGCTTCCGGTGGCGTTCTACGGCTGGAGTCGTACCGGTCACGATCGCCGTCCCTACTGGGTTATTGCGGGCGCACTCCTGTTCGGTCTTCAAGCGTTGATCGTCGACATGGACGGATCGACGGACCTCGTACTCTGGTTGGCGTTCGTCGCGTTCGGGGTGGCGCTCGCCGTAGCGGCGGTCGATCCCTTTCCGATCCGAATCCCACACATCGTGACGCTTCAAAGCCGTCAGTGGATCGTCGTCGTGCTCGTAGTGCTCGTATTGAGTGGTCCGGTCTGGCACGTCACCGGCTCGCCACTCAAATCGACGTTACAGGACAACGAAGAGCGAGCGACACCGGACGAGGAGCTGCCGATAACGAAAGACGAGGCGTCCGTCCCCGACATGCAGACGATCTACTGGGAAAAGCGCACCCCCGAAACGTGTCATTATCGCCTCAGCCGGAACGAGTTGCGGTGGATCGCGGCGACTGATGACCGGTTGCATACGATCCAGTGTGGCCAGTGGCCTACGGAGTTCTGA
- a CDS encoding PLP-dependent cysteine synthase family protein, translating into MSNDINDGGTLDGIGDTPMVELPSLRPEGGASIYVKWEGANPTGSLKDRMALAMIEQARRRTTLAPGEPVVEFTGGSTGSSLAFVCTVLGHPLHLVTADCVAEEKIASMRALGAQIEVIETPDGTTYDGLSDDLRAEAETLQSERGAYFTDQFNNSDQLIGYETLGREILHQQPEIDDFVMVVGTGGCAMGTARSFRNYDTSVTVTVVEPAESPVISAETTGSHRVQGTAMVSSPPLLERDLYDRVCTLPTADGIECVQRLANEDGLLVGTSTGMNVAAARRIAANRRPDETVVTIACDTGLKYLSDRLYDELNGSVSNGS; encoded by the coding sequence ATGTCGAATGACATTAACGATGGCGGCACGCTCGATGGGATCGGCGACACGCCGATGGTCGAACTTCCGTCACTACGTCCAGAGGGGGGTGCTTCGATTTACGTGAAATGGGAGGGAGCAAATCCAACTGGAAGCCTCAAAGATCGGATGGCGTTGGCGATGATCGAGCAAGCACGGCGGCGTACAACGCTTGCACCGGGAGAGCCAGTCGTGGAATTCACCGGTGGGAGTACCGGATCGAGTCTCGCATTCGTCTGTACCGTTTTGGGTCATCCGCTGCATCTCGTTACCGCTGATTGCGTTGCCGAGGAGAAAATCGCGTCCATGCGGGCGCTTGGTGCACAGATCGAAGTCATCGAAACGCCTGATGGAACGACGTACGATGGGCTGTCCGATGATCTTCGAGCCGAAGCCGAGACGCTCCAGTCAGAGCGAGGAGCATACTTTACTGATCAGTTTAATAATTCCGATCAGCTCATCGGATATGAAACGCTCGGCAGAGAGATCCTTCACCAACAACCGGAGATAGACGATTTCGTAATGGTCGTTGGCACGGGGGGTTGTGCGATGGGGACCGCCCGATCGTTCCGAAACTACGACACCTCGGTCACCGTCACGGTCGTCGAACCTGCTGAATCCCCCGTTATCTCCGCTGAGACAACGGGTTCTCACCGTGTGCAAGGAACAGCTATGGTCAGTTCTCCACCGCTCCTCGAACGGGATCTGTACGATCGAGTTTGTACGCTTCCGACTGCGGACGGCATAGAGTGCGTTCAACGACTCGCGAACGAGGATGGATTGCTCGTCGGAACGAGCACGGGAATGAACGTCGCTGCTGCGAGGCGGATCGCAGCGAACCGCCGTCCCGATGAAACTGTCGTCACCATCGCCTGCGACACGGGTTTGAAATATCTCTCAGACAGACTCTATGACGAACTGAACGGATCGGTTTCTAATGGTTCCTGA